CAGTTTGAGAAAGTTTTCGATCGAGAAAAATCGATTGAGAAAAAAATACCTGCTACAACAAAAGATAAAATACTACCAGAACTGGTGGACCTGGAGAATCTGCACGCACTTCATGCCCAGGAGGATCTCGTCATCAAACTGCAGGGAATTTCTCCCGATCATCTTTCCATTTCCAACTATATGTCCAATCTGGATCAGATGGGAATGTTCAAGGAAATTGATCTGATTCAATCAAACGAGACCATCTTTGAAGGTCAGCCGATGCGTGCATTTCGACTGAGAATGGTCGTGAATCCGCCGGGGACGTATCTCCCCAGGGAACATCAGCAAAACTCGGCCGGATTAGTCCACTCGTTCACAGGAGGTTTCGGTTATGAATGAAAAATTACGTCGTGACAGTTTGATTACCATTATTGGGCTTTCCGTCGTGGTCGCCTTGTTTACGTTTGTGGTGTATCTGCCAGGTCTAAAAAATAAGCAGGAATTGAATAAAGAGATTGCCGCGATTCAGCAATCCATTTCAGAAATCCCTGCGAAAGTCAAACAGCTGGAGGCACTCCATCAGGAACTGGACCAGCGACGGTCTTTCGTCAAACGGCTCTGTGAAAGGATCCCTGCAGACAGAGACACACATCAGGTCTTACAACGGGTTGCCTTACTCGCAAAGACGGCCTCACTGACTGTGAACGAATTGAACCCAGGCGAAACGGTGATGCACGAAACATATCTCCAACAGCCTTTTCAATTGAGTGTTTCCGGTCCTTATTCCGGTCTGGTTCAATTCCTGAACGGCCTGGATCACGAAAAACGTTTGTTTACTGTCTCTAATGTCACACTTACAAAGCAAGATGAGGAAGCTGAGGGACATATCAAAGGAACAATCAGCCTGTCAGTTTACGTATTCCGCGATAACCAGAGGGATTTTTCTGATTTTACCGAAAATAGGGTTAGCAAAGCGTTAATTTCAGCCGATAAGAGATAAGGGCGCGCCCCGATTCAAGTTTTTGTAATGAGTATATTATCCCATCCACATCGTATTTGTTTAAAGTAGTGATCCACTCGTGAAATCATTCAGCGAACAATTTTTACACGATTTGAGAGCCAGCTGGCAGAAAACCCTGCTGCTGGGACTCTTATTTATTGTGGGATTATACTTCTGGGTTCCCCCCTTGTATCGTGCCATTCGGGGAACTTCTGCCCCGACAATTGTTCCGGCAAAGATCAATCAGGCGGTCGTTCCACAACGCCCTCCCGTTGAAACAGAAATGAGTTTCACTCAAAGTGAAGCACAAGATGAGCCACGGCATTCTTGGGAACAATTTGATTCCCTGATGCAAACAGACCCCCTGGTTCAATCAGTTCAAATGGGAGCCGTCCAGAAAAATCCATTCAAAGTCAATCGAGATCAGTTCTCGCCTCCGATTTTGTTTGCAGAAGAGCCGGTTCAACCTAAGACTGAACTGACAGAGAAAAAACCAAAAGAAGTTCTGGTGTTACCAGATGGCATCGTATTAAAGACGACGATTATTGGAAAATTCCGTAGGGCAGCCATTATCAATAATAAAATGTACTACGAAGGTAAAACGTTTGAGCACGAGAATGTGACCTACACGCTGGAACAAGTCGCAGCCCGGAATGTTATTCTGAAACAGGGCGAGCAGAAATTTGAATTAAAAATTCAAAATGATCCTTCCGCATTTATCAAATTTGCACAATAACAGTTCGCATCACTGGGCTCCTGAAAATTGATTCGAACGATCATGGATGATGGTCGAAGCATGAAAAGACAATTCTTTATACCGGCATTCTGGGCAACACTGACAGGGCTGTCACTCTTATTGATCGCCGCCATGACCAATATCAGTACGCCTGAGTCTCTGTTTATTTCTCCACATCACCAGACAAAATCTCAGCCCAGAATCTCCCGAGAAACACAGCACCGAAACGCTCAACCTGTGGTGCTCAATCAGCCAAGCCTTAACAAAGCAGCGGCTCAAACACCTGAAACGGCGGTGCAAGCTGTTTCGACAAATGCCCCTCGTCAAACAGTACAAGAATCAGTCATTCTACCTGCTGTAACAGAGCCTCAAACGGTTTCGCTCCAGCAGAAGTCTAATCGTTCTCAGCTCCTGATCGAACCGGGAATCGAAATCTCCAGTGAACCAAAAACGAAGCCAAAGCGAACTCGTTCTATTCAACTGAATCTTGCGCCCGACCCTGATTGGAATACTGAACCTCAACCTTCTTCCAAAATGGAAATGCGTTTGGCCAGTCTAACTAAACAGGTCGATCGCCTGACCAATCTGCAATTACAGTCGCAAAAACAGTCGAATCTGGAACTCGCTCAGAATACGGACCGACTGGAACAAGCCACAAAATTGCTGCAACAGATGCAGCAGACAAACCAGCTCCGCGACCTGGAAAAGAAACTGGAGAGCTTACAGAAAAAACAGACTGAACCGACGACTCAAAAAGAAACAGAACCGGTCAAAACAGAGCCTTCACTAACAGAACCTGCTGAAACAGAAAACAGTGGGACAAAGCAGCCTGT
This genomic interval from Gimesia alba contains the following:
- a CDS encoding PilN domain-containing protein is translated as MIPEIDFLPASYREVRRRHRNRIWRRTIVVIFLTLVTLGTVRQREIQHELETKKKTLEDRVQLMNQQLEDPTHVTQKIKQAEIRANLLAGLQLDESPAQLLSIVSSALPEYVSLNEFQFQFEKVFDREKSIEKKIPATTKDKILPELVDLENLHALHAQEDLVIKLQGISPDHLSISNYMSNLDQMGMFKEIDLIQSNETIFEGQPMRAFRLRMVVNPPGTYLPREHQQNSAGLVHSFTGGFGYE
- the pilO gene encoding type IV pilus inner membrane component PilO → MNEKLRRDSLITIIGLSVVVALFTFVVYLPGLKNKQELNKEIAAIQQSISEIPAKVKQLEALHQELDQRRSFVKRLCERIPADRDTHQVLQRVALLAKTASLTVNELNPGETVMHETYLQQPFQLSVSGPYSGLVQFLNGLDHEKRLFTVSNVTLTKQDEEAEGHIKGTISLSVYVFRDNQRDFSDFTENRVSKALISADKR